In one Modestobacter sp. L9-4 genomic region, the following are encoded:
- a CDS encoding SDR family NAD(P)-dependent oxidoreductase, with the protein MSDLDGAVVVVTGASGGIGRAVSERLGAEGARVVDMDVRAPAEAGGHFVAVDVLDPASVDAAVTEVVERFGRIDGLVAAAGLSEEPTPAEDMPVEVWDRTIGVNLRGVFLTCQRVGRVMLGQGSGSIVTIASMSGNHVVNVPQQQAAYNASKAGVVALTKSLAYEWIPRGVRVNALSPGYVNTPLLASKSELHEQWKGATPSGRFATTAEVAAAATWLLSSESGFCVGTELLMDGGYSLS; encoded by the coding sequence GTGAGCGATCTCGATGGAGCGGTCGTGGTGGTCACCGGTGCGTCCGGTGGCATCGGACGAGCGGTGTCCGAACGGCTCGGCGCCGAGGGCGCGCGGGTCGTGGACATGGACGTGCGGGCACCGGCGGAGGCCGGCGGTCACTTCGTGGCCGTCGACGTCCTCGACCCCGCCAGCGTCGACGCGGCGGTGACGGAGGTGGTCGAGCGGTTCGGCCGGATCGACGGGCTCGTCGCCGCGGCCGGGCTGTCCGAGGAGCCGACGCCGGCGGAGGACATGCCGGTCGAGGTCTGGGACCGGACGATCGGCGTCAACCTGCGCGGGGTGTTCCTCACCTGCCAGCGCGTCGGCCGCGTGATGCTCGGCCAGGGCAGCGGCAGCATCGTGACGATCGCCTCGATGTCGGGCAACCACGTGGTCAACGTGCCGCAGCAGCAGGCGGCCTACAACGCCTCCAAGGCCGGGGTCGTCGCGCTGACGAAGTCCCTGGCCTACGAGTGGATCCCCCGCGGGGTCCGGGTCAACGCGCTGTCGCCGGGCTACGTCAACACCCCGCTGCTGGCCAGCAAGTCCGAGCTGCACGAGCAGTGGAAGGGCGCCACGCCCAGCGGCCGGTTCGCCACCACCGCCGAGGTCGCCGCGGCCGCCACCTGGCTGCTGAGCTCGGAGTCGGGCTTCTGCGTGGGCACCGAGCTGCTGATGGACGGCGGGTACTCGCTCTCATGA
- a CDS encoding sugar ABC transporter ATP-binding protein — MTGATALSGRTPAAQPAEPVFRAAGLSRRYPGVVALDGLDLEGYPGEVLAVCGANGAGKSTFARLLAGQETPSSGSITIAGHDGPVTNPAEAERAGILLMHQEPLVVDDFTIGANVWLFKLRSGRDVKPWHRGRRTDDEETRAVLRHVGLGDLSPNTPASVLGPGQRQMLALSRAAVTEHKIMILDETTASTTEEHFKDVERMVEEERAAGTSIVFVSHRLPEVFALADRIAVLRNGKLVDVLRTSETTPEEVTTLMVGSALRAVSRPDRFAEAADQPAVMSVRNVSGGAAQDVSFDVRAGEVVGLYGLVGSGRSSVARSITGQHRPTGGTVLLDGKPVSFRDPGAALRAGVAYMTEDRRLEGFVPDFDNGENLSLVVLPEQLSRFGVVRSGKERTLVRSLIERFQVKGGPQTFTSTLSGGNQQKVCVAKWLQADPRFVVLDEPTKGVDVGARANIYGLIHESAQQGRAVLVVSSEAEELLQLCHRIVVLRDGVVVDEFDPENATTEDLIRAALGGPVS; from the coding sequence ATGACCGGTGCCACCGCGCTGAGCGGCCGCACGCCCGCCGCCCAGCCCGCCGAGCCGGTCTTCCGGGCCGCCGGGCTCAGCCGCCGCTACCCCGGCGTCGTCGCCCTCGACGGGCTGGACCTGGAGGGCTACCCCGGGGAGGTGCTGGCCGTCTGCGGCGCCAACGGCGCCGGGAAGTCCACCTTCGCCCGGCTGCTGGCCGGGCAGGAGACGCCGTCCTCGGGGTCGATCACCATCGCCGGCCACGACGGCCCGGTCACGAACCCCGCCGAGGCCGAGCGGGCCGGCATCCTGCTGATGCACCAGGAGCCCCTGGTCGTCGACGACTTCACCATCGGCGCGAACGTGTGGCTGTTCAAGCTGCGCTCCGGCAGGGACGTCAAGCCCTGGCACCGCGGCCGGCGCACCGACGACGAGGAGACCCGCGCCGTCCTCCGGCACGTCGGGCTCGGCGACCTGTCGCCGAACACGCCGGCCTCGGTGCTCGGCCCCGGGCAGCGGCAGATGCTGGCGCTGTCCCGCGCGGCGGTGACCGAGCACAAGATCATGATCCTGGACGAGACCACCGCGTCGACGACCGAGGAGCACTTCAAGGACGTCGAGCGGATGGTCGAGGAGGAGCGCGCGGCCGGCACCTCCATCGTGTTCGTCTCCCACCGGCTGCCCGAGGTGTTCGCCCTCGCCGACCGGATCGCGGTGCTCCGCAACGGGAAGCTGGTCGACGTCCTGCGGACGTCGGAGACCACCCCGGAGGAGGTCACCACCCTGATGGTCGGGTCCGCCCTGCGGGCCGTGAGCCGGCCCGACCGGTTCGCCGAGGCCGCCGACCAGCCGGCGGTCATGTCGGTGCGCAACGTCTCCGGCGGGGCCGCGCAGGACGTCTCCTTCGACGTGCGGGCCGGGGAGGTCGTCGGCCTCTACGGGCTGGTGGGCAGCGGCCGCTCCTCGGTGGCCCGGTCCATCACCGGCCAGCACCGGCCCACCGGCGGCACGGTGCTGCTCGACGGGAAGCCGGTGAGCTTCCGCGACCCGGGGGCGGCGTTGCGTGCCGGCGTCGCCTACATGACCGAGGACCGCCGGCTGGAGGGCTTCGTCCCCGACTTCGACAACGGCGAGAACCTGAGCCTGGTCGTCCTGCCGGAGCAGCTCTCCCGCTTCGGGGTGGTCCGCTCGGGCAAGGAGCGGACGCTGGTCAGGTCGCTGATCGAGCGCTTCCAGGTCAAGGGCGGCCCGCAGACCTTCACCAGCACCCTGTCCGGCGGCAACCAGCAGAAGGTCTGCGTGGCCAAGTGGCTGCAGGCCGACCCCCGCTTCGTCGTCCTCGACGAGCCCACCAAGGGCGTCGACGTCGGTGCCCGCGCCAACATCTACGGCCTCATCCACGAGTCGGCCCAGCAGGGCCGGGCCGTGCTGGTGGTCTCCAGCGAGGCCGAGGAACTGCTGCAGCTGTGCCACCGCATCGTCGTCCTGCGTGACGGCGTCGTGGTCGACGAGTTCGACCCCGAGAACGCGACCACCGAAGACCTGATCCGCGCCGCCCTCGGCGGCCCCGTCTCGTGA
- a CDS encoding ABC transporter permease, with product MSTVQSSAEGTQAAPPPERNRFLGWLMQQYSLGILIVLLILASVLSDAFLSANNLNNVVRQVSITGIVVLAQLLVVVTGGIDISVGSVLGLAAVLSAGLFDGRSMLLGIVVGVVVGAVLGAVNGLLVAYRGLEPFIVTLGMLALARGLVYAYTEGVPVEPSGSDFTIPGIATVAGFPVLGIIWIACVLAVAFLLYRTVFGRRLYAIGSNKNAAFSSGIPVKRTLLAVYALAGLLAGLGGYLLSARLGSGTPTAGTNYELDAIAAVVIGGARLSGGQGRVFGAVVGTLIFGVISNLLVLLNVSTFLQDAFRGALILLAVALAANTRRRGH from the coding sequence ATGAGCACCGTCCAGAGCAGTGCCGAGGGCACCCAGGCCGCGCCGCCGCCGGAGCGCAACAGGTTCCTCGGCTGGCTGATGCAGCAGTACTCGCTGGGCATCCTGATCGTCCTGCTGATCCTGGCGTCGGTCCTCAGCGACGCCTTCCTGTCGGCGAACAACCTCAACAACGTCGTCCGGCAGGTGTCGATCACCGGCATCGTCGTGCTGGCCCAGCTGTTGGTGGTCGTCACCGGCGGCATCGACATCAGCGTCGGCTCGGTGCTCGGCCTGGCGGCGGTGCTGTCGGCGGGGCTCTTCGACGGCCGGTCGATGCTGCTGGGCATCGTCGTCGGCGTGGTGGTGGGCGCCGTGCTGGGTGCGGTGAACGGGCTGCTGGTCGCCTACCGGGGACTCGAGCCGTTCATCGTCACGCTGGGCATGCTGGCCCTGGCTCGCGGTCTGGTCTACGCCTACACCGAGGGCGTGCCGGTGGAGCCCTCCGGCTCCGACTTCACGATCCCGGGCATCGCCACCGTCGCCGGCTTCCCGGTGCTGGGCATCATCTGGATCGCCTGCGTGCTCGCCGTGGCGTTCCTGCTGTACCGCACGGTGTTCGGCCGCCGGCTCTACGCCATCGGCTCGAACAAGAACGCGGCCTTCAGCTCCGGCATCCCGGTCAAGCGCACCTTGCTGGCCGTCTACGCCCTCGCCGGGCTGCTCGCCGGCCTCGGCGGCTACCTGCTGTCGGCGCGGCTGGGGTCGGGCACCCCGACCGCCGGCACGAACTACGAGCTCGACGCCATCGCCGCCGTCGTCATCGGTGGTGCGCGGCTCTCGGGCGGGCAGGGACGGGTGTTCGGCGCCGTCGTCGGCACCCTGATCTTCGGGGTCATCTCGAACCTGCTGGTCCTGCTGAACGTCTCCACCTTCCTCCAGGACGCGTTCCGCGGAGCGCTGATCCTGCTGGCCGTGGCCCTCGCCGCGAACACCCGCCGCCGAGGCCACTGA
- a CDS encoding substrate-binding domain-containing protein, with amino-acid sequence MRRTLPLLVTAAAVVLSGVTACDTSGGGGGTAAAPSAEAKQLNEVTIGFAQRQLDAPYYSAMVQQAQAIADEKGFKLLVQNANGDPVTQINQINTMVSQGVDLLVVNAVSPAAQKAQLAQVANQVPVMFIDTGIEGVGFTSVQSDNVKIGTESGKLLAERIGSGKTVNAAILNGGPTDEIVGPDRQKGILDGLQQGGVTVNVVAEASGVYAKDKAVPATENMLSAHPDINLVIGLNDAMALGALDVLRQAGRDDVLVAASADGQKEALKEIQDGGCTGQYVSTGLNSPKLATDEVMDIAEQVTTGAKQPSDYPATSFTEAAGIGCDNVGDYYDANSVF; translated from the coding sequence ATGCGCAGAACCCTGCCGCTCCTCGTCACGGCTGCCGCCGTCGTCCTGTCCGGTGTCACCGCCTGTGACACCTCCGGAGGCGGGGGTGGCACCGCCGCCGCTCCCTCCGCCGAGGCCAAGCAGCTCAACGAGGTCACGATCGGCTTCGCCCAGCGGCAGCTCGACGCGCCGTACTACTCGGCGATGGTCCAGCAGGCGCAGGCGATCGCCGACGAGAAGGGCTTCAAGCTCCTCGTCCAGAACGCCAACGGCGACCCGGTGACCCAGATCAACCAGATCAACACGATGGTCTCCCAGGGCGTCGACCTGCTCGTGGTCAACGCGGTGAGCCCGGCGGCGCAGAAGGCCCAGCTGGCCCAGGTGGCCAACCAGGTGCCGGTGATGTTCATCGACACCGGCATCGAGGGCGTCGGCTTCACCTCCGTCCAGTCCGACAACGTGAAGATCGGCACCGAGTCCGGGAAGCTGCTCGCCGAGCGCATCGGGTCGGGCAAGACGGTCAACGCCGCGATCCTCAACGGCGGCCCGACCGACGAGATCGTCGGCCCGGACCGGCAGAAGGGCATCCTCGACGGCCTCCAGCAGGGCGGCGTCACCGTCAACGTGGTGGCCGAGGCCTCCGGCGTCTACGCCAAGGACAAGGCCGTCCCGGCCACGGAGAACATGCTCAGCGCCCACCCGGACATCAACCTGGTCATCGGCCTGAACGACGCCATGGCCCTGGGTGCGCTGGACGTGCTGCGCCAGGCCGGTCGCGACGACGTGCTGGTCGCGGCCTCGGCCGACGGGCAGAAGGAGGCCCTGAAGGAGATCCAGGACGGCGGGTGCACCGGTCAGTACGTCTCGACCGGCCTGAACTCCCCGAAGCTGGCCACCGACGAGGTCATGGACATCGCCGAGCAGGTCACCACCGGCGCCAAGCAGCCCAGCGACTACCCGGCCACCTCGTTCACCGAGGCCGCCGGCATCGGCTGCGACAACGTCGGTGACTACTACGACGCCAACAGCGTCTTCTGA
- a CDS encoding zinc-dependent alcohol dehydrogenase family protein gives MKAVVYDVPGQFTVADVPDPVAGPGQVVIQVLVAGVCGTDVHLHHGEFGPTYPLTPGHEIAGEVVEVGPGVATPRVGQRVTLDNTASCGRCAECRRARPAFCENIVAQGVNAPGGFAEFVLTDADRCFVVDDLDPEVAVFAEPLACVVHGLDVLALTPGADVLVVGAGPTGLLLTQMLARTGAGSVTVAAPSEAKLAIAAARGADATLVVGRQDPTALTRLAGELRPGGYDVVIDATGALGVLEQTLELTRTGGTVFVYGMTGEQARWPVRSYDVFRRELTIKGSFAQQFSFDRSIAALRSGAVDTSGLISHTFPLADFAGALAATSSSECIKAAVVPHQEATA, from the coding sequence ATGAAGGCGGTCGTCTACGACGTCCCCGGCCAGTTCACGGTGGCCGACGTCCCCGACCCGGTGGCCGGACCCGGGCAGGTCGTGATCCAGGTCCTGGTCGCGGGGGTGTGCGGCACTGACGTGCACCTGCACCACGGCGAGTTCGGCCCCACCTACCCGCTCACCCCCGGCCACGAGATCGCCGGTGAGGTGGTCGAGGTCGGTCCCGGGGTCGCGACCCCGCGGGTCGGGCAGCGCGTCACCCTGGACAACACGGCCTCCTGCGGGCGGTGCGCCGAGTGCCGCCGCGCCCGGCCGGCGTTCTGCGAGAACATCGTGGCCCAGGGCGTGAACGCCCCGGGTGGCTTCGCCGAGTTCGTGCTCACCGACGCCGACCGGTGCTTCGTCGTCGACGACCTGGACCCCGAGGTCGCCGTCTTCGCCGAGCCGCTGGCGTGCGTGGTGCACGGGCTGGACGTGCTCGCGCTCACCCCGGGCGCCGACGTCCTGGTCGTCGGCGCCGGGCCCACCGGCCTGCTCCTCACCCAGATGCTGGCCCGCACCGGCGCCGGGTCGGTCACCGTCGCCGCGCCGTCGGAGGCCAAGCTGGCGATCGCCGCCGCGCGCGGGGCCGACGCCACCCTGGTGGTGGGCCGGCAGGACCCGACCGCGCTGACCCGGCTGGCCGGTGAGCTGCGGCCCGGCGGCTACGACGTGGTCATCGACGCGACGGGTGCGCTCGGCGTGCTCGAGCAGACCCTGGAGCTGACCCGCACCGGCGGCACCGTGTTCGTCTACGGGATGACCGGTGAGCAGGCCCGCTGGCCGGTGCGGTCCTACGACGTCTTCCGGCGCGAGCTGACCATCAAGGGCTCCTTCGCCCAGCAGTTCTCCTTCGACCGCTCGATCGCCGCGCTGCGCTCGGGCGCGGTCGACACCAGCGGGCTGATCAGCCACACGTTCCCGCTCGCGGACTTCGCCGGGGCACTCGCCGCGACGTCGTCCTCCGAGTGCATCAAGGCGGCCGTCGTGCCGCACCAGGAGGCAACCGCATGA
- a CDS encoding zinc-binding dehydrogenase: MTTMRRVVATVDGVQVQQAEKPSAAPGEVQVRTTAVGVCGSDTHAVHGTHPFVPLPYLPGHEVIGVVEAVGEGVDPAWTGRRVTVEPDLPCFACATCLRGDVNLCENLQFFGCGWSQGGMADFFTIPAHRLHHLPDGLDDVAAMLIEPLATPVHAVRLVGPLRGRRVAIIGAGPIGLLALAAARASGADGVVVTDVLADKRERAQRLGAARTVDATAPDAVAQVRTALGGSADVVLDCVGMEVTLRQAIAMVDRGGTVALVGVPAGDLTLPMAIVQDRRIRIQGVATYLPQDVARAIELLEAGAVDTRAMVTAVVPMDEAARAFALATSGEHVKVLVSDDAALADAVGRG, encoded by the coding sequence ATGACCACCATGCGCCGGGTCGTCGCGACCGTCGACGGCGTGCAGGTCCAGCAGGCCGAGAAGCCGTCGGCGGCGCCGGGGGAGGTGCAGGTGCGCACCACCGCGGTGGGCGTCTGTGGCTCCGACACCCACGCGGTGCACGGCACCCACCCGTTCGTGCCGCTGCCCTACCTGCCCGGCCACGAGGTCATCGGCGTGGTCGAGGCCGTCGGGGAGGGCGTCGACCCGGCCTGGACCGGCCGGCGGGTCACCGTCGAGCCGGACCTGCCGTGCTTCGCCTGCGCCACGTGCCTGCGCGGCGACGTCAACCTCTGCGAGAACCTGCAGTTCTTCGGCTGCGGGTGGTCCCAGGGCGGCATGGCCGACTTCTTCACCATCCCGGCCCACCGGCTGCACCACCTCCCCGACGGCCTGGACGACGTGGCGGCCATGCTCATCGAGCCGCTGGCCACCCCGGTGCACGCCGTCCGGCTGGTCGGGCCGTTGCGGGGCCGCCGGGTCGCGATCATCGGCGCCGGCCCGATCGGGCTGCTGGCGCTGGCCGCGGCCCGGGCCTCCGGTGCCGACGGGGTGGTCGTCACCGACGTCCTGGCGGACAAGCGCGAGCGGGCGCAGCGGCTCGGGGCGGCCCGCACCGTCGACGCCACGGCCCCCGACGCCGTCGCCCAGGTGCGCACCGCCCTCGGGGGCAGCGCGGACGTGGTCCTCGACTGCGTGGGGATGGAGGTGACCCTGCGGCAGGCCATCGCGATGGTCGACCGGGGCGGCACGGTGGCCCTGGTCGGCGTCCCGGCCGGCGACCTCACGCTGCCGATGGCGATCGTGCAGGACCGCCGGATCCGCATCCAGGGCGTGGCGACCTACCTGCCCCAGGACGTCGCCCGGGCGATCGAGCTGCTGGAGGCCGGGGCCGTGGACACCCGGGCGATGGTGACCGCGGTGGTGCCGATGGACGAGGCGGCGCGGGCGTTCGCGCTGGCGACGTCCGGCGAGCACGTCAAGGTGCTGGTGAGCGACGACGCCGCACTGGCCGACGCGGTCGGCCGCGGCTGA